The Pantoea vagans genome contains the following window.
AGGCGCAACCGGACGTGGCGCGAAGCCAAAAGCAGGTCTGGTCGGCTTCTCGGTTTCCAACCTGCGTATTCCGGGCTTTGAACAGCCATGGGAAGAAGATTTCGGTAAGCCAGATCGCATCGTCACTGCGCTGGACATCATGACCGAAGGCCCGTTGGGCGGCGCGGCGTTCAACAACGAATTTGGTCGTCCGGCCTTGAATGGTTACTTCCGTACCTACGAAGAGCGCGTCAACAGCCATAATGGCTCAGAACTGCGTGGATACCATAAGCCAATCATGCTGGCGGGCGGAATTGGTAACATTCGTGCCGACCATGTGCAAAAAGGCGAAATCGTTGTCGGCGCGAAACTGATCGTGCTTGGCGGCCCGGCAATGAACATCGGTTTAGGCGGCGGCGCGGCCTCTTCCATGGCATCTGGTCAATCTGATGCTGACCTGGATTTCGCTTCTGTACAGCGTGATAACCCAGAAATGGAACGTCGTTGCCAGGAAGTGATCGACCGCTGCTGGCAACTGGGCGAAGCCAACCCGATTCTGTTCATCCACGATGTGGGTGCAGGCGGCCTGTCCAACGCAATGCCTGAACTGGTCAGCGATGGCGGCCGTGGCGGTAACTTCAACCTGCGCGATATCCTCAACGATGAGCCAGGCATGAGCCCGCTGGAAGTGTGGTGTAACGAATCGCAGGAGCGTTATGTGCTGGCCGTTGCGCCTGCGCAGTTAGCGCTGTTCGATGAGCTGTGTCAGCGTGAGCGCGCGCCGTATGCGGTGATTGGTGAAGCGACGGAAGAGCTGCATCTGAACCTCGGCGACAGCCACTTCGACAACAAACCTATCGATATGCCACTGGACGTGCTGCTGGGCAAAACGCCGAAGATGACGCGTGATGTTGCCAGCCAGCAAGCCAAAGGCGATGCGCTGGTACGAGACAACATTACCGTGGCCGATGCAGTTAACCGCGTATTGCATCTGCCAACCGTGGCAGAGAAAACCTTCCTGATCACCATCGGTGACCGCAGTGTAACCGGTATGGTGGCACGCGATCAGATGGTGGGACCATGGCAGATTCCGGTAGCAAACTGTGCCGTCACCACCGCTAGCCTCGACAGCTATCACGGTGAAGCCTTCTCACTGGGCGAGCGTGCACCGGTCGCCTTGCTGGACTTCGCCGCATCAGGCCGTCTGGCCGTGGGTGAAGCGCTGACTAACCTGGCCGCCACCTCGATTGGTTCCCTGCAGCGGGTGAAACTCTCGGCAAACTGGATGGCCGCAGCCGGTCACCCAGGTGAAGATGCCGGTCTGTATGCGGCAGTGAAAGCGGTTGGCGAAGAGTTGTGTCCAGCCCTGGGTATCACTATCCCGGTGGGCAAAGACTCCATGTCGATGAAGACCCGCTGGCAGCAGGGCACCGAGCAGCGTGAGATGACCTCACCGCTGTCACTGGTGATCACCGCATTTGCGCGTGTAGAAGATGTGCGCCGTACGGTCACGCCACAGCTGCAAGCGGATAAAGATAACCTGCTGTTGCTGGTTGATCTGGGTAACGGTGCCAACACCTTAGGTGCCACCGCGCTGTCTCAGGTTTACCGTCAGCTGGGCGATAAACCTGCTGATGTGCGCGATGCGTCTCAGCTGGCAGGCTTCTTTAACGCCATTCAGGCGCTGGTGGCCGAGCAGAAATTGCTGGCTTATCACGACCGTTCAGATGGCGGCTTGCTGGTCACACTGGCCGAAATGGCCTTCACCGGTCACTGCGGTATTGAAGCGGATATCGCCGCACTGGGCAGCGATGCGTTGGCGGCACTGTTCACCGAAGAGTTGGGTGCAGTAATCCAGATTAACGCCGCAGATCGTGCAGCCGTTGAGAAAGTGTTTGCCGACCATGGTCTGAGCAGCAACGTGCATGTGATTGGCCAGGCATTACCGGGTGATCGCTTTGTCATTCGTTCTGGCGAAAGCGCCGTGTACAGCGAAAGCCGTACCACATTGCGTACCTGGTGGGCAGAAACCACCTGGCAGATGCAGCGTCTGCGTGATAACCCAGCCTGTGCGGATCAGGAACATGAAGCGAAGAAGGACGACAACGACCCTGGCTTAAACGTGCATCTGACCTTCAAGCCAGAAGAAGATGTGGCTGCACCGATGATCGCCACTGGCGCGCGTCCACGTGTTGCCGTGCTGCGTGAGCAGGGTGTGAACTCCCACGTTGAAATGGCGGCTGCCTTCCATCGTGCCGGCTTCACCGCCGTTGACGTCCACATGAGCGATCTGCTGGCGGGACGTCGTGGTCTGGAAGAGTTCCAGGCGCTGGTAGCCTGCGGTGGTTTCTCTTACGGTGACGTGCTGGGTGCCGGTGAGGGTTGGGCGAAGTCGATTCTGTTCAACGGCCGTGTGCGTGACGAGTTTGAAAACTTCTTCCACCGTCCACAGACCCTGGCGCTGGGCGTGTGCAACGGTTGCCAGATGATGTCAAACCTGCGTGAGCTGATTCCGGGTAGTGAGCTGTGGCCACGCTTCGTACGTAACCAGTCCGAGCGTTTTGAAGCGCGTTTCAGCCTGGTTGAAGTCGCGGCAAGTCCATCACTGCTGCTGGACGGCATGGCCGGTTCTCACATGCCTATCGCGGTTTCTCACGGGGAAGGCTTTGTGGAAGTGCGTGATGCTAACCATCTGGCGCAATTGGAAAGCAAAGGCCTGGTGGCACTGCGCTTCGTTGATAACTTCGGTAAAGTGACCGAGAGTTACCCAGCAAACCCGAACGGTTCGCCGAACGGTATCACTGCGGTAACCAACGAAAGCGGACGTGTGACCATCATGATGCCACACCCGGAGCGCGTGTTCCGTACCGTGAGCAACTCCTGGCATCCGGCAGAGTGGGGCGAAGACAGCCCATGGATGCGTATTTTCCGCAATGCGCGTAAACAGCTGGGATAAGTCTTCCCATTCGCTTAAGAAGTCGCCTTCGGGCGACTTTTTTTTGCGCCCGGTAAAGCGGTTTTTGCCGGATTTTAGCGAGTGTCTAAAATCGGCGACAACTCTTGCTTATCACTGTCTCTAAATGGTGACATTTAACTCATTGATTTTAAATGCCTCGATTTAACGATCTTTATAATGTTGCCGATTAGCGACACTTTTACCGGACCAGCCGGTCCGCTTTGAGCATCAAAATGTGATTAACCCCCGCATAACTCTGATAATACTGGTTATTTCATTTTTGGCACGATAGTTGCTATACTTACAACGTTGCTCATTCTCCTGTCTATGAATGCCCCGCATTGCGGTTGAGCTCATAAAAACTGAATGACGCACCAAACGGAGCCTGCCGTCCACCCCACCGATAATCGTTTGCTTTGCAACGTTATCAAGCATCGGACGTAACGTTGAGTAAGGCTCCACCTATTTTGCAAGCGATGCTGCGGCGTCGCTCTCACGGCAGGCCAAAAGGCCTGCCGTTTTCATATCTCCACTTTCTAACCTTCTGATACTTCGCTAGCATGCCTGCAGTTCACCTTTAAGGAAGCGCGGTTGTGAATAAATGGCGTCTGTTTCCCCGTTCTCTCAGGCAATTAGTGTTGCTGGCTTTCCTGCTGGTGCTGCTGCCGCTGTTAGTGCTGGCGTGGCAAGCGTGGGAAAGCCTCTCAGCGTTGAGCGATCAGGCGGCTGATACCAACCGCAATACCTTCACCGATGTCCGCCGAAGCGAAGCAATGGCGCGCACGGCACTGGAGTTGGAACGCAGCTACCGACAGTATTGCGTGCTGGGTGATGCCACGCTGCAAAAGCTGTATCAGACACAATGGACCCGTTACGGTCAGATGCTGGCAAGCCATGCCGCCAGCCTGCCGGATCTTCCCCCCTTTAAAGTGCTGCAGACGGCCTTACCGCAATTAGCCAACGTGCAATGTGACAATGGCAATCCACAGGCCGTTGCCGCAACGGCACTGGAACGTTTTTCAGACGCGAATGCGCAAATGGTGCAGGCAACGCGCGAAGTGGTGTTCTCTCGTGGGTTACAACTGCAACGTGAAATTGCCGATCGCGGCCAGTTCTTTGGCTGGCAAGCGCTGATACTCTTTCTTATCAGCCTGGCGCTTGTGCTGTTGTTTACCGGTATGATCATCGGTCCGGTCAAACGCGTCGAACGCATGATTAATCGTCTGGGGCAGGGCAAAGCACTGGGTGACAGCGTGAGTTTTCGAGGCCCAAGGGAGATCCGTTCACTCGGGCAACGTATTGTCTGGCTCAGCGAACGTCTGAGCTGGCTGGAAGCACAGCGACATGAGTTTCTGCGTCATCTTTCACATGAACTGAAAACACCGCTGGCCAGCCTGCGCGAAGGCACAGAGCTGTTGGCCGATCAGGTCGCTGGGCCACTAAATGCGGAGCAGCAGGAAGTGGTGGCGATTCTGGATACCAGCAGCCGTCATTTACAGCGTCTTATTGAACAGCTGCTGGATTACAATCGTAAGCTGGCGGATGGCCCTCTGGCGCTGGAGCCGGTGGCGATTAATGACATCGTTGATGCGGTGGTAAAAGTTCATTCACTGCCTGCCAGCGCGCGGCAGTTGACCACGCATGTTGATTTACAGGTCACGCATTGTCTGGCCGAGGCCACGTTGTTGCAACGCGTCATCGATAACCTCTATTCGAACGCCGTGAACTACGGCAGCGAATCCGGTAATATCTGGCTGCAGAGCCAGCAGAAAGGCAACCAGGTATGGATTGAGGTGGCGAATACCGGCACACCGATTCCCGCAGAAGAACAGGCTATGATCTTTGAGCCCTTTTATCAGGGCAGCCAGCAGCGCAAAGGGCCGGTTAAAGGCAGCGGGCTGGGCTTAAGCATCGCCAAAGATTGCTTGCGCAGGATGCAAGGCGATTTGCAATTGGTGACGCGCAAGGATGCAGATGTATGTTTTCGAATTATTTTGACTACCAGCGCCGGGAATGCCTGATTAATGAAACTCTCCCTGATGAAACTTTTCAGCTGCGCGTTAATGGCGTTTGGCCTGAGTGCCTGCCAGACGCCGCCAACGGGCAGCACCTTGCATGATAGTGCCAGTCTGGCTGAACCAGACCTGCGGCTGCCCGATTATTTGGCCACCGATTGCCAAAATGTCTGGAAGATTGAAACTCCTGCGGCGATGAGCAATCCCCTTTACTGGCAGCGCGCCATCGACTGTGCTGAAAGGTTATCTCCTGCTGAAGCACGCGCTGAGGCGCGTCGTTGGCCGGTACAGGGCTGGGCGAGAGCCTATAAACAAAGCATCCTTCTGGCCAATGGCAATGTGACGCCAATCGAGCGCCGCCAGTATTTGGACACATTAGATGGCTACAGCGCGGCTTATCCCACGGCGGTTCGTCCACTGTTACAACTGTGGCGCAGTAATCAGGCGGCACAGTTAGCGCTCAGTGGTGAGCGTAGCCGCTATGCTGCGTTGCAGCAGAGCAATGACGCCGAACTCGATAGCCTGCGCCAGCAGCAGACTAAACTGCGTCAGTCGCTGGAAGAGACCCAGCGCAAGCTTGAGCGCTTAACGGACATTGAACGCCAGCTGTCATCACGTAAAGCACCTGACAGTAGCGATACGTCGCACGGTGCCAGTGATGCGCAAAGTGAGGATCAGTAACCATGAAACAGTCCGCACGTTTACTGCTGGTGGATGACGACCCTGGTTTGCTCAAGCTGCTGGGGATGCGGCTCAGCAGTGAAGGTTTTCAGGTATCGACAGCCGAAAGTGGCCCGGAAGCGCTGCGTCATCTGCAAAAAGAGAAAGCAGATTTAGTGATTAGCGATCTGCGTATGGATGAGATGGACGGATTGGCGTTGTTTGGCGAAATCCAAAAACGCCACGCCGGTTTACCGGTGATCATCCTTACCGCGCATGGCTCTATTCCTGAAGCCGTATCGGCGACGCAGCAGGGCGTATTCAGTTTCCTGACCAAACCCGTGGATCGCGATGCGCTGTACAAAGCCATTGATGAAGCACTGGCACAGCGAGCACCCGCCAGTGATGATGCCTGGCGTGAAGCGGTTGTGACGCGCAACCCTTTAATGCTGCGTTTGCTGGAACAGGCGCATATGGTGGCGCAATCCGACGTCAGCGTATTGATCAACGGCCAAAGCGGCACCGGTAAAGAGGTGCTGGCGCAGGCGATTCATGCCGCCAGTCCGCGCGCCAAGAAAGCGTTTATCGCCATCAACTGCGGTGCATTACCGGAACAGTTGTTGGAATCTGAACTCTTTGGTCATGCGAAGGGTGCCTTTACGGGGGCGGTTAGTGCGCGTGAAGGGTTGTTCCAGGCCGCAGAGGGCGGCACGCTGTTTCTGGATGAAATCGGGGATATGCCACAAGCGCTGCAGGTGAAACTGCTACGTGTGTTGCAGGAGCGCAAAGTGCGGCCGCTGGGCAGTAACCGCGATGTCGATATCAACGTGCGCATTATCTCTGCTACCCATCGCGATCTCCCTAAAGCTATGGAGAAGAAGAGCTTCCGTGAGGATCTCTACTATCGGCTCAATGTGGTAAATCTGAAGATCCCCGCGCTGCATGAGCGCGCTGAGGATATTCCGCTGCTGGCCAACCATCTGTTACGCCAGTCAGCTGAGCGGCATAAACCTTTTGTCCGCAGTTTTTCCGTGGATGCGATGAAACGGCTGGTGGGTGCCAGTTGGCCTGGCAACGTCCGCCAGCTGGTGAACGTGATTGAGCAGTGCGTTGCACTCAGCACCTCGCCGGTGATCAGCGATGCGCTGGTGGAGCAAGCGCTGGCAGGAGAAAATACGGCGCTGCCCACCTTTGTCGAAGCGCGAAATCAGTTCGAGCTGAACTATCTGCGTAAATTGCTGCAAATGACCAAAGGAAATGTCACCAATGCCGCGCGACTGGCTGGACGTAACCGTACTGAATTCTATAAGCTGCTGTCACGCCATGAGCTGGACGCCAGTGAATTTAAAGAGTAGCTTGCTGCGGCAGCGTCAGGAACACATATACTAAGGTTATCCGTCCATCATGGAGGGAGTGAAAAAAGGATCTGTCATGAAAAAGATCGATGCAATTATTAAACCATTCAAACTCGATGATGTGCGCGAAGCGTTAGCAGAAGTGGGCATCACCGGGATGACGGTCAGTGAAGTGAAGGGCTTTGGACGTCAAAAAGGCCATACTGAGCTGTATCGTGGTGCGGAGTACATGGTCGATTTTCTACCAAAAGTGAAAATCGAGATGGTGGTGGGTGATGACATCGTCGACACCTGTGTAGAAGCCATTATGAAAACCGCGCAAACCGGTAAAATCGGCGACGGTAAGATCTTCGTCTTCGACGTGGCGCGCGTTGTGCGTATCCGTACCGGTGAAGAGGACGAAGAGGCAATCTAAACCTCTCCGTTACCCGCTAAAAAGCCTGCATTGAGCAGGCTTTTTTGTTTACAGCACTTTATGTGGACCGAAGACTTCATAGTGGATGCGATCGGCACTGACTCCGGCATCAACCAGCTGGCGGGCGACAAACTGCATAAACGGCAGCGGGCCACACAGCCAGTATTGGCGATCTTGCTGATTTAATTCGCCTGAGACGCTGGCGAGATCCATCAATCCCTGCGCATCATAACTTCCCGCATCCTGGCTTTCAGGCTGTCGATACCAGATATGGCTGCTGAATGTTGCCAGGCGTGCGCCTGTGGCTTTAACTTCATCAGCAAACGCATGCTGTGATTTGCATTCGGCGGCATGCAGCCAGTTGACGGCACCTGCATGCTGTTGGTCGGCAAGGCTGGCCAGCATCGCCAGCATCGGGGTCTGTCCGACACCGGCTGAGATTAGCGTGACAGGGGACGAGGATGCGGTTTGCAGGAAGAAATCACCGGCGGGCGCCGCACACTGCACAATGTCGCCGACTTTGGCGTTGGCATGAAGCCAGCCTGAAACGCTGCCGTGTTCTTCGCGCTTAACGGCAATGCGATAGGCTTTTCCGTTAGGCAGATGCGTCAGTGAATACTGGCGATGCTGAATATTGTCGCTGCCAGCGGGGCGCAGACTCACCGCCAGATACTGTCCGGGTAAGAAATCAGCCACTGGCTGCCCATCATTAGGCACCAGCTCAAAGCTTTTGATGACCGAACTTTCCTGATTGATGGCGCGGATACGGAAGTCTCGCGCACCACGCCAGCCACCGGCTTTCTCTTCGGATGTACGATAAATCTCTTCTTCACGCTGAATAAACACATTAGCCAGCACGCCGTAAGCTTTACCCCAGGCTTCCAGCACCTCATCGCCCGGATTGAGCAGCTCTTCAATGGTTGCCAGCAAGGTTTCACCCACCACGGCGTACTGCGCAGGCTGAATGTTCAGGCTGGTATGTTTCTGTGCGATCTTCTCCACCGCGGGCAATAACACCGCCAGATTTTCCAGATTGCTACCGTACGCCACAATCGCATTGAACAACGCTTCACGCTGGTTGCCGCTGCGCTGATTATTCATGTTGAACACGTCTTTTAACTCTGGGTGTTGTGTTAACAAACGCTGATAGAAGTGGCCGGTGAGTTGAGGGCCAACCTGGGCGATGGCGGGTAAAGAAGATTTAACGGTAGCGATAGTCTGCGCATCTAGCATGGTGAATACCTCAGGGTAAATTTAAACATGTATTTTAAATGCATCTTATGATCGTTCATCTTGCCTGTAAATCCCCCGCTTTGATTACGGGTTATGCGGTAAAGCTGGAAGCTGGCACACAAACCTGAAAAATATTCCCGTGCAATGTGAAGGAATATCGTGATTTTCAGGCGTAAAAAAATGCGTAAAAATCCCGTTCCAGCGCCATGCCAATCGTTTGCGTAAAAAGAGCGGGTTGCGGCTACCTTCACCTGACAAAACCGTTTACACTATTGGCCTTCGCCCCCTTGCCGGGGCCTAAACTGCCGTTAAAAGTTAGCTAGTCAGGAGATGCCGGATGTTAAAGCGTGATATGAACATTGCCGATTATGATGCCGAGTTGTGGCAGGCTATGGAGCAAGAGAAGGTGCGTCAGGAAGAGCACATTGAACTGATTGCTTCTGAAAACTACACCAGCCCACGCGTTATGCAGGCGCAAGGTTCACAGCTCACCAACAAATACGCGGAAGGGTATCCGGGCAAGCGTTACTACGGCGGATGCGAATACGTTGATATCGTTGAACAGCTGGCGATTGATCGCGCAAAAGAACTGTTCGGCGCAGACTTTGCCAACGTACAGCCTCACTCAGGTTCTCAGGCGAACTTCGCGGTGTACACTGCGCTGCTGCAGCCGGGCGATACCATCCTGGGGATGAACCTGGCGCACGGTGGTCACCTGACTCACGGTTCTCCGGTTAACCTGTCGGGCAAACTGTATAACGTTATCCCTTACGGCATCGACGAAACCGGTAAAATCAATTACGACGAACTGGCTGAGCTGGCTAAAACCCACAAGCCTAAAATGATCGTCGGCGGTTTCTCTGCTTATTCTGGTGTTTGTGACTGGGCTAAAATGCGTGAAATCGCGGATAGCGTGGGTGCTTACCTGTTCGTTGACATGGCGCATGTTGCCGGTCTGATCGCAGCGGATGTGTATCCGAACCCGGTTCCACATGCGCACATCGTCACTTCAACCACACACAAAACCCTGGCGGGTCCACGTGGCGGTCTGATTCTGGCGAAAAACGGCGACGAAGATCTGTATAAAAAACTGAACTCCGCAGTGTTCCCGGGTGGTCAGGGCGGTCCATTGATGCACGTCATCGCCGGTAAAGCGGTCGCGTTCAAAGAAGCCATGGAGCCAGAGTTCAAGTCTTACCAGCAGCAAGTCGCGAAAAACGCGAAAGCAATGGTAGAAGTGCTGCTGGAGCGTGGCTACAACATCGTT
Protein-coding sequences here:
- the purL gene encoding phosphoribosylformylglycinamidine synthase, whose translation is MMEILRGSPALSAFRVNKLLTRFQDAHLPVSDIYAEYVHFADVSAPLSADEHARLQRLLKYGPSLAEHAPQGRLLLVTPRPGTISPWSSKATDIAHNCDLPQVIRLERGMAFYVQAPQLTEAQWQQLASLLHDRMMETVFGDLNDAQQLFAHHEPQPLKSVDVLGAGRVALEQTNTTLGLALADDEIDYLLDAFTKLGRNPNDIELYMFAQANSEHCRHKIFNADWIIDGEKQPKSLFKMIKNTFEHNPEHVLSAYKDNAAVMEGSQVGRFYADAQKGEYNFHQEDAHILMKVETHNHPTAISPWPGAATGSGGEIRDEGATGRGAKPKAGLVGFSVSNLRIPGFEQPWEEDFGKPDRIVTALDIMTEGPLGGAAFNNEFGRPALNGYFRTYEERVNSHNGSELRGYHKPIMLAGGIGNIRADHVQKGEIVVGAKLIVLGGPAMNIGLGGGAASSMASGQSDADLDFASVQRDNPEMERRCQEVIDRCWQLGEANPILFIHDVGAGGLSNAMPELVSDGGRGGNFNLRDILNDEPGMSPLEVWCNESQERYVLAVAPAQLALFDELCQRERAPYAVIGEATEELHLNLGDSHFDNKPIDMPLDVLLGKTPKMTRDVASQQAKGDALVRDNITVADAVNRVLHLPTVAEKTFLITIGDRSVTGMVARDQMVGPWQIPVANCAVTTASLDSYHGEAFSLGERAPVALLDFAASGRLAVGEALTNLAATSIGSLQRVKLSANWMAAAGHPGEDAGLYAAVKAVGEELCPALGITIPVGKDSMSMKTRWQQGTEQREMTSPLSLVITAFARVEDVRRTVTPQLQADKDNLLLLVDLGNGANTLGATALSQVYRQLGDKPADVRDASQLAGFFNAIQALVAEQKLLAYHDRSDGGLLVTLAEMAFTGHCGIEADIAALGSDALAALFTEELGAVIQINAADRAAVEKVFADHGLSSNVHVIGQALPGDRFVIRSGESAVYSESRTTLRTWWAETTWQMQRLRDNPACADQEHEAKKDDNDPGLNVHLTFKPEEDVAAPMIATGARPRVAVLREQGVNSHVEMAAAFHRAGFTAVDVHMSDLLAGRRGLEEFQALVACGGFSYGDVLGAGEGWAKSILFNGRVRDEFENFFHRPQTLALGVCNGCQMMSNLRELIPGSELWPRFVRNQSERFEARFSLVEVAASPSLLLDGMAGSHMPIAVSHGEGFVEVRDANHLAQLESKGLVALRFVDNFGKVTESYPANPNGSPNGITAVTNESGRVTIMMPHPERVFRTVSNSWHPAEWGEDSPWMRIFRNARKQLG
- the qseG gene encoding two-component system QseEF-associated lipoprotein QseG, whose protein sequence is MKLSLMKLFSCALMAFGLSACQTPPTGSTLHDSASLAEPDLRLPDYLATDCQNVWKIETPAAMSNPLYWQRAIDCAERLSPAEARAEARRWPVQGWARAYKQSILLANGNVTPIERRQYLDTLDGYSAAYPTAVRPLLQLWRSNQAAQLALSGERSRYAALQQSNDAELDSLRQQQTKLRQSLEETQRKLERLTDIERQLSSRKAPDSSDTSHGASDAQSEDQ
- a CDS encoding sensor histidine kinase; translated protein: MNKWRLFPRSLRQLVLLAFLLVLLPLLVLAWQAWESLSALSDQAADTNRNTFTDVRRSEAMARTALELERSYRQYCVLGDATLQKLYQTQWTRYGQMLASHAASLPDLPPFKVLQTALPQLANVQCDNGNPQAVAATALERFSDANAQMVQATREVVFSRGLQLQREIADRGQFFGWQALILFLISLALVLLFTGMIIGPVKRVERMINRLGQGKALGDSVSFRGPREIRSLGQRIVWLSERLSWLEAQRHEFLRHLSHELKTPLASLREGTELLADQVAGPLNAEQQEVVAILDTSSRHLQRLIEQLLDYNRKLADGPLALEPVAINDIVDAVVKVHSLPASARQLTTHVDLQVTHCLAEATLLQRVIDNLYSNAVNYGSESGNIWLQSQQKGNQVWIEVANTGTPIPAEEQAMIFEPFYQGSQQRKGPVKGSGLGLSIAKDCLRRMQGDLQLVTRKDADVCFRIILTTSAGNA
- the hmpA gene encoding NO-inducible flavohemoprotein, which gives rise to MLDAQTIATVKSSLPAIAQVGPQLTGHFYQRLLTQHPELKDVFNMNNQRSGNQREALFNAIVAYGSNLENLAVLLPAVEKIAQKHTSLNIQPAQYAVVGETLLATIEELLNPGDEVLEAWGKAYGVLANVFIQREEEIYRTSEEKAGGWRGARDFRIRAINQESSVIKSFELVPNDGQPVADFLPGQYLAVSLRPAGSDNIQHRQYSLTHLPNGKAYRIAVKREEHGSVSGWLHANAKVGDIVQCAAPAGDFFLQTASSSPVTLISAGVGQTPMLAMLASLADQQHAGAVNWLHAAECKSQHAFADEVKATGARLATFSSHIWYRQPESQDAGSYDAQGLMDLASVSGELNQQDRQYWLCGPLPFMQFVARQLVDAGVSADRIHYEVFGPHKVL
- the glrR gene encoding two-component system response regulator GlrR, with the translated sequence MKQSARLLLVDDDPGLLKLLGMRLSSEGFQVSTAESGPEALRHLQKEKADLVISDLRMDEMDGLALFGEIQKRHAGLPVIILTAHGSIPEAVSATQQGVFSFLTKPVDRDALYKAIDEALAQRAPASDDAWREAVVTRNPLMLRLLEQAHMVAQSDVSVLINGQSGTGKEVLAQAIHAASPRAKKAFIAINCGALPEQLLESELFGHAKGAFTGAVSAREGLFQAAEGGTLFLDEIGDMPQALQVKLLRVLQERKVRPLGSNRDVDINVRIISATHRDLPKAMEKKSFREDLYYRLNVVNLKIPALHERAEDIPLLANHLLRQSAERHKPFVRSFSVDAMKRLVGASWPGNVRQLVNVIEQCVALSTSPVISDALVEQALAGENTALPTFVEARNQFELNYLRKLLQMTKGNVTNAARLAGRNRTEFYKLLSRHELDASEFKE
- the glyA gene encoding serine hydroxymethyltransferase — translated: MLKRDMNIADYDAELWQAMEQEKVRQEEHIELIASENYTSPRVMQAQGSQLTNKYAEGYPGKRYYGGCEYVDIVEQLAIDRAKELFGADFANVQPHSGSQANFAVYTALLQPGDTILGMNLAHGGHLTHGSPVNLSGKLYNVIPYGIDETGKINYDELAELAKTHKPKMIVGGFSAYSGVCDWAKMREIADSVGAYLFVDMAHVAGLIAADVYPNPVPHAHIVTSTTHKTLAGPRGGLILAKNGDEDLYKKLNSAVFPGGQGGPLMHVIAGKAVAFKEAMEPEFKSYQQQVAKNAKAMVEVLLERGYNIVSGGTYNHLFLIDLVSKNLTGKEADAALGRANITVNKNSVPNDPKSPFVTSGVRIGTPAVTRRGFKEAEVRELAGWIADVLDNINDEATIERTKQKVLDICARLPVYA
- the glnB gene encoding nitrogen regulatory protein P-II encodes the protein MKKIDAIIKPFKLDDVREALAEVGITGMTVSEVKGFGRQKGHTELYRGAEYMVDFLPKVKIEMVVGDDIVDTCVEAIMKTAQTGKIGDGKIFVFDVARVVRIRTGEEDEEAI